The sequence CTTTTGGCGATTGGTGAAAGAACACTACCGGGGCGAGGTGGGTTATATGCTGCACGCTGATTACCACCGCCAAGGGATAATGAAAGAAGCCTTATTAACTGCTGCCGATTATGCTTTTAAAACCATAAAACTGCATACCATTGAGGCCAATATAAACCCTGCAAATATTCCATCGATAAAGTTGGCCGAAAGCGTAGGTTTTGTGCGAGAAGCCTATTTTAAAGAAAATTATTACTACAACGGCAAATTCTTAGATTCTGCCATCTATACCCTTTTCAATCCCTACGATATAGTAACATAGTAACAGTAATAACACCTTGTTACTACTGTTACTAGTGCACTCTGATATATTTATTCTTCTTTGGCTTAATAACTGAAAGTATCATGCGTTTTAACTCAACTATGAAATAAGAAATCAGTATTAGTAATATTAGAAAACATATATAAACAACAGCCCTTTTAAGAAAAAAATTACAACCAATGGAGGAGATAATTAATGGAATAACTA comes from Bacteroidota bacterium and encodes:
- a CDS encoding GNAT family N-acetyltransferase, producing MLTVNFSPFPTLHTERLVLREISHKDDEDVFLLRSNRGLMEYIDRPRAETIDDAKILVQRMMDIVAANEGISWAITLKGSDRLIGTIGFWRLVKEHYRGEVGYMLHADYHRQGIMKEALLTAADYAFKTIKLHTIEANINPANIPSIKLAESVGFVREAYFKENYYYNGKFLDSAIYTLFNPYDIVT